A stretch of DNA from Sebastes umbrosus isolate fSebUmb1 chromosome 14, fSebUmb1.pri, whole genome shotgun sequence:
TTAAAATACACAGACATCCCgcccccttctgacacaaaattattatttgcCAATCACATGTCAATTAAACGAGTGACGCAAAAAATATACTATTTACATGAGGAACGGGTaacagaggtttttttttccacaaatgtGAATGACTCatgtgtgtctcatttgcggCGCCAGTGAATCAGTCGGTAAGAGATGTAACCACGGCAACTTTTCATGGGACTTTCGGGTGTTATGTCGAAGTTTGTTTCCCCCGTCAAATAGCGTTTCCCTCCTGTCAAAATGATAGCCGCCcccttggttagggttagggataaGGGTTGGTTCAGGTTTAGGTAGAGGTAAACATATGGACAGGGAAACAGTATTCGACACAACAGCGGCTGGTAGCAGTCTACTAGCAGAGAcggtaaaggagctgaaaacatttaaaagacaacagtctctgtttaccaaactgacaAAGAGGTTCAACGCAGCAACAGAGGCTTTGTTTAGCGGCAAACATcctaacaaaacacaaacaaaccttcTCCTATTGCGGGAATGTAATAGGGGCGATGACTGTGGTGGCTGACACGTTATTAAAGggaccataaaagtaagacaaAAATGATGTCTGCTATTAGCGATGTAAAAGTTGGTGCTATGAGtagctctcggccactttcattttgtcaaattagctctcagaggaaaaaaggttggagacccctgatatacacacacacacacaagaacggGTATTTTCCCTGATAAACCACAAAGTGAAAAGGggaagaacaaacaaacaaatgtgcaaCCACTTTTTAGGAGACATTCCTACTTTCCTGCCACAAATATTGGCAAAAAATACCTACATAGTATATTTTAACATGTGCTGCATGCATAGAAAAAGTTATGGTGGGTCTGATGCGAGCAAAAAAAATTATGAGcttaataagcattttcatgtATCCATTAACTATATGGGCCATTGCAATCATCAGAGCCCAATTACTGAAGGCAGAGTATATCTTTAGGCACAGCCTGCTGGCCTTATCAGCAGTTTTCAGTACTTACATATTTAGCAAAGAAAGATTTCTGCTCTTGTGGATTCTTCCCTTTCTTCTCAGTTTCCATATCCAATCGTTCAAGGTACAGAGCCGTCTCAGGTCTGGAAGAGAGTTGGCAATTAGTATTCAAACAAACCCCAAAACAGATAGTGTATTTGAAAGGCAGAGCAGTGCAGAGAGACTTGTTCTACCTATGGGGAAATGGTGTAAAGCTGCTACGCCAAGGCAAATAGAACTGAATCAAAGACATCTGAAAAAGCTTCCCAAGAGGATTTCACTAATACAGACAGCAACGGATATGGATGCTAACAATGTGCTACCATAAGCAGGCGAGCTTTATAAGCAGTCCAGATTGGaaggaagaaaaatgaaaatacatgaatacatcATTTAGGACTGACCCCGGTGCATTGACAGGAACCATGACGCTCAGTGTGGTGTTGAAAACCTCAAGATCAACTTCATCCTCAACCTCGGTGCCCCTGCAGGCTCCGGGTAACGTCACTATGGAGACGCCGATGAGGTACCCAGAGACGTCAGTGTGGAGGGAGATGACGTCGCTCAGATGGGACTCAACCATGGCACACTGAGGATCAGAGCAGAATAAAGGTTCATGTTAGAGTTACACCACTGTTAGCCAGTTAGTATCACCCACATTTATATCAGATGACAGATATCATGCTGTTTAATCTATTAGATCAATATTACACTCATTTTAGAAAATTATTGAATTATTGAATTAACTCTGGCTAGATATTTCAGATTTTACACAAGTCTGAATTCATCTTTATTCTTACGTATCCTTAATTTATGTGGAGAGATTTGGGTTATCTAGTTACATACGGCTTGAAATAGAATTATAGTGGAAACattgaatattatatatatgatcaattatatattttttatgcattaACGTTTTAAGACATTGAAAACATACATACGGCTCTGACAAATGCTGTGAGGTAACCTTCCAGCTGCCGCTCGGTCGGTCTGTCTGCCTGCAGGAAAACACGAGGTACTCTGATTCTGTACAGACCGTCCACCGCAGCCACTTCCTGAGGTTCAAAACAAACAGACGTTAGAAATTCACACCATACCTTGCTGATTCACACTCAAAGCCTTTTGTATGACCTCTGGCTCTCTGACCACGATTTTATGTCCATGACTCAAAtctgcttataaatgctaattATAAATGTGTAATATTTGTTGCAgcccttttattttttatttaaccaggtgtaaagactcattgagattaaaaatatcCTTTTCAAGAGTTTCCGAGCCAAGATATGCAGCAGCACAGTGACACGATTAcagacataaaacaagcatcgcaatattaaaaaaaagacgaagagcaaattacagaatcaCAAGGTATCGAAAACACATTCATCAGCATCCAAAACATTTACAGCCAGATGTGCTTACTTCCAGACATTCAGTGAGACTAGCTCTCATTCATGATTCAGGTAATTTTGTAACTGATTCCAAGAAGAGGGAGCAGCATACTTGAATGCCCTTTTTCCCAGTTCAGTACGGACTTTGGGGACAGTTAATACGATTAATTCCTGGGAGCTAAGAACGTAACTTATCGTATTTTTTTGAAGGATGTAGATCCATAGGTAAAAATCTGTCCATGAGCataatgtgacaaaaaaagaacTTAAATTTTGTGTTGGAAAAAGGAGGAATCATACCAACTCTGTGTGATTTTGGTAATCATTATTTTGACACAGCTAACTATAGTACTAGTCAGTTCACATATGTTAAACCCCATCATATATATCACCTTCAGTTTGGTTCGGTCTTCCTCTGATAGCTGACTCTGACTTAGTGAGACACTGGGCTCCCTTCCAGCTTTCAACACCAGTGCTCCGCGCACTCGAAACTTTGCTATATCATCTGAAACAAGGAGGACAACAGACAGTAAGAACAGAGCAGATAGCATGAATGAATAGCTGAATAGACCCTTTTCACTTGGTCTGACCCCAGAATACATAATGGATCTCTTAACACCCTATACGCCTGTACGTGGTCTCAGTTCATCTGATCAGCTACTTCTTGCTGTTCCCAGGTCCAATTTTGTGACGAGAGGCGATCGGGCTTTTGCTGTCAGGGGTCCCAAACTCTGGAATGCACTTGCCTATAGAGATGCGATCATCTAACTCTGTATCCAAATCGCAATATTTTTAGGATAGCGTTCCTATAAGTAGAAGACtgggtataaatatatgtatgtatacatccgtttctggacgcatgtgtacatttatacacatttatgtatatatatacactgtatattatCAACTTGTCCTACAATTgaccacttctattattattgatatgttctgtgatgttctgttttagcaagttaccatatttgttttactctatctgcttttattgtctgatgttctgttttagcagttaccatatcttttactttatttatctgcttttattgtcttgtgaagcactttgtaacatctgttttgagaagtgctatataaatacatttattattattattattattattattattattttcacagcagacatttggaTGGATCGCAGTGGGAAAAGGACAGGTGTATTCAATAACATGGCTCCTCCATGGGAGGTCCTGGTATTGTggatgctggctcactggaatagcTCATTGGGACACTTAATGCAGCTGAGAAATCtgtttttcctgctatgacaagtcaaaatgtctgctgtgaataaAAAGGTCTATTACATAAATGTAGATATGTATTAAGatcaaataagataagataagataagatgaacctttattaatccccggagggaaattcaggtgtcaaagcagcaacatcagcaaacagagtgaaacacaggagaggtaaaggtatacaaaaatgataaaaacaataatagagatataaaaaaatacagagtgaataggtgaacatagtgtgtacagtccgtcaataaataaatgtatgtacaataaataaatgtatgtacaataaataaatgtaatatgtacatatgtgtagTCTATAacgtggtatataggatgtatagtgtaaagtaaatataattaattaatatatatttatatatataaatataatatatatataaatataatattatatatataaatataatatattatatataaatataatattatatatatataaatataatattatatatataaatataatataatatatataaatataatataatatatataaatataatattatatatataaatataatatatatataaatataatattatataatattatatttatatataaatatataaatattatatatatatattatataaatattatatatatatatattatataaatatataaaatgtaaattaaatgttgTTGCAGTTTACTCTATATGCCGAGTTACAGAGAACAAGGTACAGTTCTCCACTTATGTTGAACCATGAAAATGaacttatatatatacatcaatAAAGAGTAAACTGACAGTTTGTTTAAAGAGTAAACTGACAGTTTGTTGAATGAGGTTTGGTGTGTGGGTTTCCTCATTAGCGCTGTTTAGTTAGCTTCACATCATTATtgtaatatcacaatattaataataattaacactTTCTCACCAACTTCAAATGAGTGTTCAAGAGGCACGGAGAAACCACTGAATTCAGTCTCCATGACATCCCCGACCTgaagataaaaacagaaaatacagttAGCCTTCATTGCGTCacagctaatgctaatgctactAGCAtagctaagctagctaagctaagctaacaggtgctctctctctctctctctctctccgcagTCAAACGCGTTTAATGagttaaattaatataatttcaCACTTACCCTTCTGCCATTATTACAACGTACAAAATCAGTGCATACGACAAATAAAACAGTGGAAACGACAGCAATATTAAATGTTAGTGGACGAgccattttgacagaattgaaAGCACCGGAAGAAGAAGTCAAGCGGACTACAATAACATGAGCACTTCCggagtgttgttttatttcataataaaagtctCTAAAATACATGACGTAAAttgtttattcttttcttttcttttcttttcttttcttttcttttcttctcttttcttttcttttcttttcttttcttttcttttcctttcttctcttttctttcttttcttttcttttcttttcttttcttttcttttcctttcttctcttttcttttcctttcttttcttttcttttcttttcttttcttttcttttcttttcttttcttttcttttcttttcttttcttttcttttcttttcttctcttttcttttcttttattttttcttttcttttcttttcttttcttttcttttcttttcttttcttttcttttcctttcttttcttttctttcttttcttttcttttctattcttttattttcaattcttctcatttcttttactttattatcctaacttctcttttctttcttttcttttctttttttttcttttcttttcttttctttcttttcttttcttttcttttcctttcttttcttttctttcttttcttttcttttcttttcttttcttttcctttcttctcttttcttttcctttattttcctttcttctcttttctttcttttcttttctttttttttcttttcttttcttttcttttctttcttttcttttcttttcttttcttttcttctcttttcttttcctttcttctcttttcttttcttttcttttctttcttttcttttcttttcttttcttttcttttcttttcttctcttgtcttctcttgtcttctcttttcttttcttttcgcTTATGTAAATAAGTAGAATTAAAATGTAACATTAATCATTAATTTCCCTTTAAAACTTCACCTGAATTTTTAAGATATGCATCATAATTCTTGAGTTTcaacaaagtgtgtgttttatccTAAAATTTGGCTTCACCACTCCAACCCAAAACTCACATCCACACAGTTATTTTGTGTATCCTGAGCTATTTGAGGTATGTGCTGACCtagtttgtgtgcatgttgtttATGCATACCTCTCAATATATGTCAACttactttatttttcactttctgtCAGTTTTTCGAACATGTCAATGTTGTCATCTCATCTTCTATTGCCAGTGCTGCTGCACAGAAACAGTAGCCTATTAGTCtttgaatttgtatttttagCATTTTGGTGTTTACAGTTGTTTCCTTGTCTGTTGACAGAATGCAACTAATGAACCAGgtctgtgtgtgctgctgtctTGTAACGTGTCAGCAGCAATTTCGTGTGCAATTTCTTCTTCTTGGCGAATTAAAAAGGCTCTGATTTCTATTTTGGGTTGTCTAAATGTCAGCTTAGTGTTGCTCTATTTTGGCACAGAAGGTTGTTAACAGGATGAATAATTTACTTAAAAGACACGTTAAGTTGTTAAATGCCCAAACAACTAATGTGTACTAATCTATTTGGCCTAAcatattatttttgtctttggaCGGCCAAGTATCCCTTTATATTTAGAGCATTATCTACTGTAATATATGTGGTTCAATATCTGTCAGCCCAAACACAATATGTCAAACACACCATTTCACTCTCCTTGACATTACAAAGCAGGTGAGTGTTGTGAATATCCATCACCCCTTGATTTTGGATGCACTGACACATCCAGGGCCAGCAGAGGCTGCTAACAGACCAGAAAAGACCCCCAACCATCCTCTCACCCCCACCACTCTCCAAAGGCCTCTAAAAGTGCCATTTTATCAGctgaataatacatatttatgtcCTGTGATGAAGAGGGTTGCTCGTGTTTTTAAATTCTTTAGTCAGCATTCTATGTTCTACCTCAGCCTGCATTTTATTTACCTAAAAGTCCCTTTAAGGAGTAAATACTGAGTCACACAGAGCAGTTGCACTTATCAAGACCAAGATCAGCATCTTATATTCATGTTGTGTCTTCAGCTGGGATGGACTGCTGCTACAAGAACGACCTTGTTATGACCTTTACTCAGTGGGTAACACAGGGAGTaacataaaatattatatataatttatttatacaattatttattggattttgtacagaataccaataaaaagactgtgagcaaaaaaaaacaaaaaacagaaagacaatACGAAGCTCCCTAACTAGACACAAAACAGGAGAAACAGGAGAAGCGAAACAAATGGCAGAGAACCCACAAGCCTTCTCAAAGTTACCAAGACTCATTAATCAAGGAACTCCGACCAATTATTCAGCAAACACAAAGGATGGGTTTACAGAGATGTATCAAGGTATTATAAGGGTGCCACTGGCCCCCCTACTTTACGGCCTTGTCCCACTTTCTTTTTAAGGTCACGAATCACTGTATCCCCTTAAATGGCCCTATATTGcaacacggtaaaaaaaacaatatatttatcCACATTTTGCAGTCGGAGGAGCAGAGTGTGGAtctttatccaatcataatcaaccatGTGTAGCCTAACTCAAATGAAATCACATTGATCTGACATCCAGTCCgctacagtttcataatgaaccaaaaatatttttacacttctcaactgGTGGGCTGGCCCTCGCCGGACGCATCGtccggtgcgccgcgaccgagGTCTGCATGGAAAGGCCAGACCTTGAgttttacagcacccctcgctGGACCTCGCCGCTGCCCGGGGCCGTGGAGTTCTACTACAGTGAAGTGCGCCCTCTCTCCTCGTTGGAAGGGACGGGATTCCTGGCgtgactgtcaaccggggcgcACTGTCTTCTGTGCGAGGGGTCTACAGCGATGTCGACACCCCGTCTTGTTTACCATGCTTATGCTGTGTGACTTTTTGCCATTAACATTCATAACCATACAacctttatgattaaattgttgaCTCGATCACCAaattcttcatagatctagcctcgtaattttgctctcaaagtgcaccagattgatgcatttaactttaaaatgttcagaGTTTTCTTCCAGGGGAGCATTACCCCTGACCCCACTAGAGTCATAGGTCACCCACCACAGTCTCTcaaaatcctgtgggaaacactgtatgagagagagacagctctcTTCCAAAAGAGCCAGAGGAAAGTCAGAGAACGTAACAACAGACCTCTTTTGATCAGATTTGACTTTGCTGCTCAAAATGTTATTTGTTATCTGTGGGAAACTGTGACCACTACTGAGCAGAGAAAACACTCGGCTAGTACTGGCTGTAAAACTGGAGAGGAGGATTGCAGTGGTGGTTTGATCGCTTGCCTCTGACTCCATAAACCTGTAGGGCACATCTACTGTACCAAAGTGTGTCTGGGAAGCTTGATTGGTTTGCCGTTTGTCAATGGAGGAATACATTTGAATGCACAATTATTTTGAGGAGCTTCTCTGAATGAAGGATTAATAATTGGAACCCAATGTGTTCTCAATGGTTTTGGGGTTTTAGAGCTGCCTACGTGGGATCAGATCTAGACGCATTTTAGCACTGAACTAGACAATCCATTTTGACAATGTGAATGCACCAAATACCAAATGGGGAGCATGCACAGCTCTGGGTTGCAGAGACATTTTCTCCTCGTATAATATATGGCAGCAACTCAGGGCTTGTTTGCTAGCAGCGTTCCCTGAGCTCAACAGGTTCAGTGAGCACATGGCTCCAATATGTGGCGCCTTCAGACCAGAATTCATGGATCGTTGTTCTACTTCTGTGGGCCTGCATGCGCTGGTTCCTGGCTCCAGTTAGTAATTTAGCAAAGTTTGCAGTGGCCAACAGCCTGTTTAACAGCCAAAGAGTCAACTAAAGGTCAGAATGTCTGTGACTCCACTTATCTGGGGTTTTGGCCAGAAGAGCCCCAAAACTAAGACGTGTCAAACCAGAATGAaaagagaagcagcagcaggtttcTGCCAAATGTGATTGATGTGATTTATTTCTCAATGCTTATTCCTGGCTGAGGAGTTCTGCTGACATGCAAGAAAACCTCTGTGGTTACAAGTGAAAGGCATCCATCATTTTAAACTTCAACATTTATGCATCAAAGTGCTGAAAAGAAGTTTTGAATCCAGTTTTAATCCTTTAAAGTTTAGAGTATCAAGAAGTCAAGACttaatatcatgaaaaacttttCAGTACTTGtgcatttgggtatctggagtgcataccaacacacaaactgtgaaataaaacaacccagtcagtttattgtgagttgtctagatcagaaaacatgtgattcaacaagccattcagatttggctccccttcctatgtcacatgcaggctcattagaatataccgcccacagcttgagaactacctttgcaaaggtgcgccatatttttctcacaagccaatcagagcagactgggctttttcaggagggggtcttaaagagacaggcactaaaacggagcgtttcagacagagggtgaatacaggtatattcatacagacagtatgagaaaaataatgtgttttttttaacattaaagcatgtaaacatgttctagtagaacccaaaatacaagtataaacctgaaaatgagcatgatatgtcccctttaatgtgcaAAATGACTTTGTTGGAGGGTGTTGCACCTTCTCCACTGTCATTTCTGTCCTGACATTTGCGAGAATGACAATCGTGCTCACTgacaaaaatatcaaacataTTTGACAAATAACAGGAATGTCCTCGATGAGGTCAAATGTCCAAAAGTTCTTGCTTGATTCTACTAGAGCTACCTTAAACTacataaaatattctaaaaacattttcctcCATTGCACAAGTTCAACCTCCATCTCCTCTTGAGACTCTGTCAACAATAATACTATTAAACattaaaagaagacaacagctgcaacaaaaagcagcattttttttttctgattttacacattaaaTTGCACGTGGATGGATATCTTTTGTAATTCTAATAATCATTGTTATCTTAATACTGTCTGTATGAAACCGTGTGAAGGTGGGGGTGCTGTGCACGGAGCATA
This window harbors:
- the emc10 gene encoding ER membrane protein complex subunit 10 isoform X2: MARPLTFNIAVVSTVLFVVCTDFVRCNNGRRVGDVMETEFSGFSVPLEHSFEVDDIAKFRVRGALVLKAGREPSVSLSQSQLSEEDRTKLKEVAAVDGLYRIRVPRVFLQADRPTERQLEGYLTAFVRACAMVESHLSDVISLHTDVSGYLIGVSIVTLPGACRGTEVEDEVDLEVFNTTLSVMVPVNAPGPETALYLERLDMETEKKGKNPQEQKSFFAKYWYLILGGAIFLMVTNSAQPPAGGGREQS
- the emc10 gene encoding ER membrane protein complex subunit 10 isoform X1, with the translated sequence MARPLTFNIAVVSTVLFVVCTDFVRCNNGRRVGDVMETEFSGFSVPLEHSFEVDDIAKFRVRGALVLKAGREPSVSLSQSQLSEEDRTKLKEVAAVDGLYRIRVPRVFLQADRPTERQLEGYLTAFVRACAMVESHLSDVISLHTDVSGYLIGVSIVTLPGACRGTEVEDEVDLEVFNTTLSVMVPVNAPGPETALYLERLDMETEKKGKNPQEQKSFFAKYWMYIVPLVLFLMMSGAQDQSGGGAGGGAANGGGR